A section of the Methanoculleus horonobensis genome encodes:
- a CDS encoding glycosyltransferase family 4 protein produces the protein METLKLAFFCWESLNATFKVGGLAPAATHLAERLAQKGHEVHFFTRGEGDDAAINNVHYHYCLPYGDNIVEYCRTMSNMLVDAFRACDTPAFDILHFHDWHVVEALHALRDRNTVLSYHSTEYGRHGGNFGGWWEFQEISGKEWYGGYIAKAVTTVSNSTKTEVMWLYNVPGWKITVIPNGIDPSAYRTRVDPGEVKKHYGIHPLAPVVLFVGRLTYQKGPDLLMQAIPDILAKRWDVQFLFAGTGDMRGYLEGMAHGLPVQFLGYVSDEEHIRLLNACDLVVIPSRNEPFGLVLTEAWSAERCVVATDVGGLAENIDNFRNGIKVPVRPDSIAWGICHLIDDPASMQRLGKAGRRKVMERFRWSVVSERMLGVYAEVIRTDRDEDHRVG, from the coding sequence ATGGAAACGCTTAAGTTAGCATTCTTCTGCTGGGAGTCGCTCAATGCCACGTTCAAGGTGGGCGGCCTTGCGCCGGCAGCGACCCACCTCGCCGAACGCCTCGCACAGAAGGGGCACGAGGTCCATTTCTTCACGCGGGGAGAGGGAGACGACGCGGCGATCAATAACGTCCACTACCACTACTGCCTTCCCTATGGCGACAACATCGTCGAGTACTGCAGGACCATGAGCAACATGCTCGTGGATGCCTTCCGTGCCTGCGACACCCCGGCTTTCGACATCCTCCACTTCCACGACTGGCATGTCGTGGAGGCGCTGCACGCCCTCCGTGACCGAAACACCGTCCTCTCCTACCACTCGACCGAGTATGGGCGGCACGGGGGGAACTTCGGGGGCTGGTGGGAGTTTCAGGAGATATCGGGCAAAGAGTGGTATGGGGGCTACATCGCAAAGGCGGTCACGACCGTCTCGAACTCGACGAAGACCGAGGTGATGTGGCTCTATAACGTCCCGGGATGGAAGATCACCGTCATTCCGAACGGGATCGACCCTTCTGCCTACCGCACCAGGGTCGACCCGGGCGAGGTGAAGAAGCACTACGGTATCCACCCGCTCGCGCCCGTCGTCCTCTTCGTCGGACGCCTCACCTACCAGAAGGGGCCCGATCTCTTGATGCAGGCCATACCCGATATCCTGGCCAAACGCTGGGACGTGCAGTTCCTCTTCGCCGGCACCGGGGATATGCGCGGTTACCTGGAGGGAATGGCGCACGGTCTTCCCGTGCAGTTCCTCGGCTACGTCTCCGATGAGGAGCATATCCGGCTCCTGAACGCCTGCGACCTCGTCGTCATACCAAGCAGGAACGAACCCTTCGGGCTCGTCCTCACGGAGGCCTGGAGCGCGGAGCGCTGCGTTGTCGCGACCGATGTCGGGGGGCTCGCCGAGAACATCGATAACTTCAGGAACGGTATCAAAGTTCCCGTCCGGCCGGACTCGATCGCCTGGGGGATCTGCCACCTCATCGACGACCCGGCCTCCATGCAGAGACTCGGGAAAGCCGGGCGGAGGAAAGTGATGGAGAGGTTCAGGTGGAGCGTCGTCAGCGAACGGATGCTCGGCGTCTACGCGGAGGTCATCCGGACGGACCGCGACGAAGACCACCGGGTCGGGTGA
- a CDS encoding DUF3536 domain-containing protein — MVKHAVCIHGHFYQPPRENPWLGEVGVQRSAAPYHDWNERVTAECYAPNTAARILDDDGLIEELVNTCSRISFTAAPTLFSWLERHRPDIYGAILDADRASRERYGGHGSAIACCYSHAIMPLATRRDKRAQVAWGVRDFTARFGREPEGIWLSETAVDIESLDLMAAAGIRYTILAPHQAAGVRVIGEEGWTDVSGGRVETRMPYLCRLPSGRSITVFFYNGTIARDVAFGDLLSDGRRFADRLLGAFSWERGRPELVHIATDAETYGHHRTFGEMALARCLRVIEAQSDVRLTVYGEYLDGHPPTHEALVREGTSWSCAHGVERWRGECGCRTGREPGWSQAWRCPLREAIVMVRDALAPRTEEALAAGVRDAAADLVLGRWSDESVAAFFSRHAPGGIDAEGRRRVLSLLELERQAMLMQTSCGWFFDDITEPGSVQVMRHAKRAMDLARQVLDLDIEAAFVEILRRAPVNDPRYATGAEVYEALVRTAAVDLSRIAAGAALYALFGLEHPAAASGMYAVHGDWPYRLNAEERRLLGTVRVRSRATGEEALFDAAACFDGLDRVVIGVREPGGGETFRTVWEGSDPAGAIAGTFSRVYTAPDLSDEERWTIAREIAPGIGDAVSRVYRDSAALIGTLDDLAIPLPGAVARLLAHARAEWLFAMLEEGCTDPERFYVLAEEVRGESIEPDLAALGEAASRRITLALRAASARPNDPAPLEEVSRIVGCAKVFPLPLALWESQNICVGMRGHYAEVRERAGRGDGGAERWAEAFRRAAACLGVRVT, encoded by the coding sequence GTGGTGAAACATGCCGTCTGCATCCACGGTCACTTCTACCAGCCCCCGCGCGAGAACCCCTGGCTCGGGGAGGTCGGGGTGCAGCGTTCCGCCGCCCCGTACCACGACTGGAACGAGCGGGTGACCGCGGAGTGCTACGCCCCGAACACCGCCGCACGCATCCTCGATGACGACGGGCTGATCGAGGAACTCGTGAACACCTGTTCCCGGATCAGTTTCACGGCCGCACCGACGCTCTTTTCCTGGCTCGAGCGCCACCGTCCGGATATCTACGGCGCGATCCTTGATGCCGACCGCGCGAGCCGGGAGCGCTACGGTGGCCATGGCTCTGCGATCGCCTGCTGCTACAGCCATGCCATCATGCCGCTTGCGACCCGGCGGGACAAACGGGCCCAGGTCGCCTGGGGTGTGCGCGATTTCACGGCACGATTTGGCCGGGAACCCGAAGGGATTTGGCTTTCGGAGACAGCGGTCGATATCGAGTCCCTGGACCTGATGGCGGCAGCAGGAATCCGGTACACCATCCTCGCCCCTCACCAGGCCGCAGGCGTGCGGGTGATCGGGGAGGAGGGCTGGACGGACGTCTCCGGCGGGCGGGTCGAGACGAGGATGCCCTACCTCTGCCGCCTCCCGTCCGGGCGGAGCATCACGGTCTTCTTCTACAACGGGACAATCGCCCGGGACGTCGCGTTCGGCGACCTGCTCTCCGACGGGCGGCGGTTCGCCGACCGGTTGCTGGGTGCATTCTCCTGGGAGAGAGGCCGCCCGGAACTCGTGCATATCGCAACCGATGCAGAGACCTACGGCCATCACCGCACGTTCGGGGAGATGGCGCTCGCCCGCTGTCTCCGCGTCATCGAGGCGCAGAGCGACGTTCGCCTCACGGTCTACGGCGAGTACCTCGACGGCCATCCGCCCACGCACGAGGCACTGGTTCGTGAAGGGACGTCGTGGAGCTGTGCCCACGGCGTCGAGCGGTGGCGGGGGGAGTGCGGGTGCCGTACCGGGAGAGAGCCCGGGTGGTCGCAGGCGTGGCGGTGCCCGCTCCGGGAGGCGATCGTCATGGTCAGGGACGCTCTCGCTCCTCGGACGGAGGAGGCGCTCGCGGCCGGTGTCCGCGACGCCGCCGCCGATCTCGTCCTCGGCCGGTGGTCGGATGAGAGCGTGGCGGCGTTCTTCTCCCGGCACGCGCCCGGCGGCATCGATGCCGAAGGGCGGCGGCGGGTGCTCTCCCTCCTTGAGCTGGAACGGCAGGCGATGCTGATGCAGACGAGCTGCGGCTGGTTCTTCGACGACATCACGGAACCGGGGAGCGTTCAGGTGATGCGTCACGCGAAACGGGCTATGGATCTTGCCCGGCAGGTTCTCGACCTCGACATCGAGGCGGCGTTCGTCGAGATCCTCCGCCGTGCTCCGGTGAACGATCCGCGGTACGCGACCGGCGCGGAGGTCTACGAGGCCCTCGTCCGAACGGCGGCGGTCGATCTCTCCCGGATCGCGGCCGGGGCCGCTCTCTACGCGCTCTTCGGCCTCGAGCATCCCGCGGCCGCGTCGGGGATGTACGCCGTTCATGGAGACTGGCCGTACCGCTTGAACGCGGAAGAACGACGTCTTCTCGGGACCGTCCGGGTGCGGTCGCGGGCGACGGGGGAAGAGGCGCTCTTCGATGCGGCCGCGTGCTTCGACGGGCTTGACCGGGTCGTCATCGGCGTGCGCGAACCCGGGGGCGGCGAGACGTTCAGGACGGTATGGGAGGGTTCCGATCCGGCCGGAGCGATAGCCGGAACCTTCTCCCGGGTCTACACCGCGCCCGACCTCTCCGACGAGGAGCGGTGGACGATCGCCCGCGAGATCGCGCCCGGTATCGGGGACGCAGTCTCCCGGGTCTATCGTGATTCGGCGGCGCTGATCGGGACGCTTGACGACCTCGCGATCCCCTTACCAGGGGCAGTCGCCCGTCTCCTGGCGCACGCCCGCGCCGAATGGCTGTTCGCGATGCTCGAAGAGGGATGCACCGACCCGGAGCGGTTTTACGTGCTCGCGGAGGAGGTGCGGGGAGAGAGCATCGAACCCGATCTCGCGGCCCTCGGAGAGGCGGCGAGCAGGCGGATCACGCTTGCTCTCCGGGCGGCATCGGCCCGACCGAACGATCCTGCCCCGCTCGAAGAGGTCTCCCGCATCGTCGGGTGTGCAAAGGTATTTCCATTGCCGCTCGCTCTATGGGAGAGCCAGAACATCTGCGTCGGGATGCGCGGGCACTATGCGGAGGTGCGGGAGCGCGCCGGCAGGGGTGACGGGGGTGCAGAACGATGGGCGGAGGCCTTCAGGAGAGCGGCGGCATGCCTCGGCGTGCGGGTGACGTGA
- the glgB gene encoding 1,4-alpha-glucan branching protein GlgB, with the protein MQQALPDITKTGSLVTDYDVYLFRQGNHSRLYEKLGTHLAVADGVQGTFFSVWAPNAAEVSVIGDFNGWRAGEDPLTVRGDDSGIWEGFVPDIGHGALYKYHIRSRYRDYCVEKGDPFARFWEVPPKTASVVWDLSYAWRDRAWMRCREEVNTPDAPISVYEVHLGSWRMQEGERRCNNYRDLATELADHLLETGFTHVEFLPVMEHPFYPSWGYQTLGYFAPTSRYGTPQEFMHLVDHLHHRGIGVILDWVPSHFPSDGYGLSYFDGTYLYEHALPGRRYHPEWKSYVFNLARNEVRSFLTSSAVFWLERYHADGLRVDAVSSMLYLDYARSAGEWTPNAYGGREDLESMAFLRKVNETVHANFPDVLVIAEEATAWPGVTAPTATGGLGFDLKWNMGWMHDTLDYFTLDPVFRKYRPDLLTFSIWYAFSERYVLPLSHDEVVHEKSSLIGKMPGDEWRKRANLRLLYGYMFTHPGKKLLFMGGEFGQWSEWGHETGLEWHLLEYAPHQGILRWVADLNRLYRREPALHERDSDRGGFEWVDFSDAEKSVVSYLRRGRSADDVILVVCNFTPVPRYDYRVGIPFGGFWKEVLNSDAVEYGGSGVGNLGGVKAERVPVHGRPCSLPLTLPPLGAVIFCPEGA; encoded by the coding sequence GTGCAGCAGGCGTTGCCCGATATCACGAAGACCGGGAGCCTCGTCACCGATTACGACGTCTACCTCTTCCGGCAGGGGAACCACTCCCGCCTCTACGAGAAGCTGGGGACACATCTCGCCGTCGCCGACGGTGTGCAGGGGACGTTCTTCTCCGTCTGGGCGCCGAACGCCGCCGAAGTCTCGGTCATCGGGGACTTCAATGGGTGGAGGGCGGGAGAAGACCCGCTCACGGTGCGGGGCGACGACTCAGGCATCTGGGAGGGGTTCGTCCCGGATATCGGTCACGGGGCGCTCTATAAATACCATATCCGGAGCAGGTACCGCGATTACTGCGTGGAGAAAGGCGATCCGTTCGCCCGCTTCTGGGAGGTTCCGCCGAAGACCGCGTCCGTCGTCTGGGATCTCTCCTACGCCTGGCGAGACCGGGCGTGGATGCGCTGCCGGGAGGAGGTGAACACACCGGACGCCCCGATATCGGTCTACGAGGTCCATCTCGGTTCGTGGCGGATGCAGGAGGGGGAACGGCGGTGCAATAACTACCGGGACCTCGCAACCGAACTCGCCGACCACCTGCTTGAGACGGGGTTCACCCACGTCGAGTTCCTTCCGGTGATGGAGCACCCGTTCTATCCCTCCTGGGGCTACCAGACGCTCGGCTACTTCGCCCCCACGAGCAGGTACGGCACCCCGCAGGAGTTCATGCACCTCGTCGACCATCTCCACCACCGCGGGATCGGGGTGATCCTCGACTGGGTGCCGTCCCACTTCCCTTCCGACGGCTACGGCCTCTCTTACTTCGACGGCACCTACCTCTACGAGCACGCCCTCCCCGGCCGGCGCTACCACCCGGAATGGAAGAGTTACGTCTTCAATCTCGCGAGGAACGAGGTCCGGTCGTTCCTCACGAGCAGCGCCGTCTTCTGGCTCGAACGCTACCACGCGGACGGCCTCCGGGTGGATGCGGTCTCGTCGATGCTCTACCTCGACTACGCCCGGAGCGCCGGGGAGTGGACGCCGAACGCCTACGGCGGGCGGGAGGACCTCGAGTCGATGGCGTTCCTCCGGAAGGTGAACGAGACCGTCCACGCAAACTTCCCCGACGTCCTCGTCATCGCCGAGGAGGCGACCGCCTGGCCGGGGGTGACCGCCCCGACCGCGACCGGGGGGCTCGGGTTCGACCTGAAGTGGAACATGGGCTGGATGCACGATACGCTGGATTACTTCACGCTCGACCCGGTCTTTCGGAAGTACCGCCCCGATCTCCTGACGTTCAGCATATGGTACGCGTTCTCCGAGCGTTACGTCCTCCCCCTCTCGCACGACGAGGTCGTTCACGAGAAAAGTTCGCTCATCGGGAAGATGCCCGGCGACGAGTGGCGGAAACGGGCGAATCTCCGACTCCTGTATGGGTATATGTTCACGCACCCGGGCAAGAAACTCCTCTTCATGGGCGGGGAGTTCGGGCAGTGGTCGGAATGGGGCCACGAGACCGGACTTGAGTGGCACCTCCTGGAGTATGCCCCGCACCAGGGGATCCTCCGGTGGGTCGCCGACTTAAACCGCCTCTACCGGCGGGAGCCCGCGCTCCACGAGCGGGACTCCGATCGGGGGGGGTTCGAATGGGTCGACTTCTCGGACGCCGAGAAGAGCGTCGTCAGTTACCTGCGGCGGGGCCGGTCGGCCGACGACGTCATCCTGGTCGTCTGCAACTTCACCCCGGTGCCGCGCTACGACTACCGGGTCGGCATACCGTTCGGCGGGTTCTGGAAGGAGGTGCTCAACAGCGATGCGGTCGAGTACGGCGGGAGCGGTGTCGGGAACCTCGGCGGGGTGAAGGCGGAACGGGTTCCGGTTCACGGCCGGCCGTGTTCGCTCCCGCTTACCCTGCCCCCGCTCGGGGCGGTGATATTCTGTCCCGAGGGGGCGTGA
- a CDS encoding glycoside hydrolase family 57 protein, which translates to MTGEGLNPPKVCLGFDIHYPCYLNPGFLPDLVKGKRNVKESYFNPDAKEDLGEVIDRSFRPTTELLLELLDEGFTCAFAISGTVVENLDAWYPEMLDLLSRAATHPNVELLAQTYHHSVAGQFTDLTEFTDELLMHRNLMKEHFSVTPTTFAHTDYPITPTTAEALAGAGIEAAIIEGGEGPALERDPNHTYTYRGLPVLVTHCDLSDDIAVRFPWRGWDKWPLMADQYAGWLSVSPGDCITLFLDYRIFGDFIGPEAGILEFLRALPSALAAEGIETVRPSDAARLPPHEEIGETGDPTGLPGRQRTIMQQSALEALEEAGGLVTDAEIWRRLLETEHIRRMAMRSTSCGKPLHAVSHQATYDYFASFMRILSHAEERSATIARSPKAALSLRCVPPDKAFYFSSYDRPAGYAAHSLQELANMLEFAPDDVIRYHVEREDFNRWIAQVIGDTQLAQKIWGISDRTRLRTMIQKRINKLWKRLS; encoded by the coding sequence ATGACGGGCGAGGGCTTAAATCCACCGAAGGTCTGTCTGGGATTCGATATTCATTATCCCTGCTACCTTAACCCCGGGTTTTTACCTGATCTGGTAAAGGGAAAGAGAAACGTAAAAGAGAGTTACTTTAACCCTGACGCGAAGGAAGACCTGGGGGAGGTCATCGACCGCTCCTTCCGACCGACGACGGAACTCCTCCTCGAACTCCTCGATGAGGGGTTTACGTGCGCCTTTGCGATATCCGGAACGGTGGTGGAGAACCTCGATGCGTGGTACCCGGAGATGCTCGACCTCCTCTCCCGTGCGGCCACCCACCCTAACGTCGAACTCCTCGCCCAGACCTACCATCACAGCGTCGCCGGACAGTTCACCGATCTCACGGAGTTCACGGACGAACTTCTCATGCACCGGAACCTGATGAAGGAGCACTTCTCGGTCACGCCGACCACGTTTGCGCATACCGACTACCCGATCACCCCGACCACCGCAGAGGCGCTTGCCGGGGCCGGAATTGAGGCGGCCATCATCGAGGGAGGCGAAGGCCCTGCTCTTGAGAGGGACCCAAACCACACCTACACCTACCGGGGCCTCCCGGTCCTCGTCACCCACTGCGACCTCTCCGACGATATCGCCGTACGGTTTCCGTGGCGGGGGTGGGACAAGTGGCCGCTGATGGCCGACCAGTATGCGGGGTGGCTCTCCGTATCCCCCGGCGACTGCATCACGCTCTTCCTCGACTACCGCATCTTCGGGGACTTCATCGGCCCCGAAGCGGGCATCCTCGAGTTCCTGCGTGCGCTCCCGTCCGCCCTCGCGGCGGAGGGGATAGAGACCGTACGCCCCTCAGACGCCGCCCGGCTTCCACCGCACGAGGAGATCGGGGAGACAGGCGACCCGACCGGCTTGCCGGGCCGGCAGAGGACCATCATGCAGCAGTCCGCCCTCGAGGCGCTCGAGGAGGCCGGGGGCCTGGTGACAGACGCGGAGATCTGGCGCCGCCTCCTTGAGACCGAGCATATTCGCCGGATGGCCATGCGCTCGACCTCGTGCGGAAAGCCGCTCCACGCCGTCAGCCACCAGGCGACCTACGACTACTTCGCCTCATTCATGCGGATCCTCTCGCACGCCGAGGAACGGTCTGCAACCATCGCCCGGTCGCCCAAGGCCGCTCTCTCGCTCCGCTGCGTCCCCCCGGATAAGGCGTTCTACTTCTCGTCCTATGACCGGCCGGCCGGGTACGCCGCCCACAGTCTCCAGGAACTTGCAAATATGCTCGAGTTTGCCCCGGACGATGTCATCCGGTACCACGTGGAGCGGGAGGACTTCAACCGCTGGATCGCCCAGGTCATCGGTGATACGCAACTGGCGCAGAAGATCTGGGGTATCTCCGACCGCACGAGACTCCGAACGATGATTCAGAAGAGGATCAACAAACTATGGAAACGCTTAAGTTAG
- the malQ gene encoding 4-alpha-glucanotransferase, whose protein sequence is MNKRSSGVLLHITSLPSPYGIGDLGPAAYRFADLLSSAGQRYWQILPLNPTCPEFANSPYQSTSAFAGNTWIISPEQMVADGFLAPEDIADPPDFPVDRVDYRAVLDYKNGLFDTAFERFKERGSDFRYEDFAADNTSWLNDYAIFMALRERFSGRVWGDWPAGIRDRHEEALRKHGAELADRIFREKFLQYVFDRQWETLKNHCRMRHLQIIGDIPIYLTYDSVDLWANPGLFKLDEQKKPTAVAGVPPDMFSDAGQLWGNPVYNWDAHRERGFGWWESRIDRTLTLVDRLRLDHFRGFVQFWEVPAGEETARNGRWVDAPGRDLFTLLARSRPCLPIIAEDLGHITPDVHEMMAYFGFPGMKILTFGFAGDVAHNPHAPHNITEGSVAYTGTHDNNTVRGWFERETSEEQKNLLFRYIGGPVSGDEIHRILIRLAMLSPADTVIVPMQDVLGLGEEARMNRPGTTEGNWEWRLRPDQAGEEGMREFAEVTGIYGRG, encoded by the coding sequence ATGAACAAGCGGAGCAGCGGGGTTCTCCTGCACATAACGTCGCTCCCGTCGCCGTACGGGATCGGCGATCTCGGGCCCGCGGCGTACCGGTTCGCGGATCTCCTCAGCAGTGCCGGGCAGCGCTACTGGCAGATCCTCCCGCTCAACCCGACGTGCCCGGAGTTCGCCAACTCGCCTTACCAGAGCACCTCGGCGTTCGCCGGAAACACCTGGATCATCAGCCCCGAGCAGATGGTCGCGGACGGCTTCCTCGCCCCCGAGGATATCGCAGACCCGCCCGACTTTCCTGTGGACCGGGTCGACTACCGTGCGGTTCTCGACTACAAAAACGGTCTCTTCGATACGGCGTTCGAACGGTTCAAGGAGCGCGGCTCGGATTTTCGCTACGAGGATTTCGCGGCCGACAACACGTCGTGGCTCAACGACTATGCTATCTTCATGGCTCTCAGGGAGCGGTTCTCCGGGAGGGTCTGGGGCGACTGGCCGGCCGGGATCCGGGACCGGCACGAGGAGGCGCTGCGGAAACACGGCGCGGAACTTGCTGACCGGATCTTCCGGGAGAAGTTCCTCCAGTACGTCTTCGACCGCCAGTGGGAGACGCTCAAGAACCATTGCCGCATGCGCCACCTCCAGATCATCGGGGATATCCCCATATACCTCACCTACGACAGCGTCGACCTCTGGGCAAACCCCGGGCTCTTCAAGCTCGACGAGCAGAAGAAACCGACCGCCGTCGCGGGCGTGCCGCCGGATATGTTCAGCGATGCCGGGCAGCTCTGGGGGAACCCGGTCTACAACTGGGATGCGCACCGGGAGCGGGGATTCGGGTGGTGGGAGAGCCGGATCGATCGCACCCTCACTCTCGTCGACCGGCTGCGCCTCGACCATTTCCGGGGGTTCGTGCAGTTCTGGGAGGTGCCGGCCGGGGAAGAGACCGCACGGAACGGGCGCTGGGTCGACGCGCCCGGAAGGGATCTCTTCACCCTGCTTGCACGGAGCAGGCCGTGCCTTCCCATCATCGCCGAAGACCTCGGCCACATCACTCCCGACGTCCACGAGATGATGGCGTACTTCGGGTTCCCGGGGATGAAGATCCTGACCTTCGGCTTTGCCGGCGACGTCGCGCACAACCCCCATGCGCCTCATAACATCACGGAAGGTTCCGTCGCCTACACGGGGACGCACGACAACAACACCGTCCGCGGATGGTTCGAGCGCGAGACCTCCGAGGAGCAGAAGAATCTCCTCTTCCGCTACATCGGAGGGCCGGTGAGCGGCGATGAGATACACCGGATCCTCATCCGTCTCGCGATGCTCTCCCCTGCCGATACCGTCATCGTCCCGATGCAGGACGTCCTCGGTCTCGGGGAGGAGGCGCGGATGAACCGGCCGGGCACGACGGAGGGGAACTGGGAGTGGCGGCTCCGGCCGGATCAGGCGGGAGAAGAGGGCATGCGGGAGTTCGCCGAGGTGACGGGGATCTACGGGAGGGGATGA
- a CDS encoding GNAT family N-acetyltransferase — MSSNGFLVRTMDRREVETAVDWAEQEGWNPGIHDAEPFYAADPGGFFVGELDGEPIGSVSVVNYGGTFAFAGLYVLKPEYRNRGYGSRLFAAGMAHAGDRNVGGDGVVAMQEKYRTRSGFKPSYRNIRFEGTGGGSVPEGTVDLAEVPFQRLCAYDARHFPAPRPAFLKSWIRQEGTLGRAVLADDGDVRGYGVIRRCRSGYKIGPLFAETPGIAEEILLSLSSQAAGEQVYLDTPEPNAAAVALARRHGMVPVFETGRIYTKAIPDLPIREIFGVTSFELG, encoded by the coding sequence GTGAGCAGCAACGGATTTCTGGTGCGGACGATGGACCGGCGAGAGGTCGAGACCGCCGTCGACTGGGCGGAGCAGGAGGGGTGGAACCCGGGGATTCACGACGCGGAGCCCTTCTACGCCGCCGATCCCGGGGGGTTCTTCGTCGGGGAACTCGACGGCGAGCCGATAGGCTCCGTTTCGGTCGTCAACTACGGCGGGACGTTTGCCTTTGCCGGACTGTACGTCCTGAAACCCGAGTACCGGAACCGGGGCTACGGGAGCAGGCTTTTTGCCGCAGGCATGGCCCATGCCGGTGACCGGAACGTCGGGGGCGACGGCGTCGTCGCGATGCAGGAGAAGTACCGCACGCGATCCGGGTTTAAGCCTTCATACCGTAACATCAGGTTCGAGGGCACCGGCGGCGGGAGCGTTCCCGAAGGCACGGTCGACCTCGCGGAGGTGCCGTTCCAGCGCCTCTGCGCATACGATGCCCGGCACTTCCCGGCGCCGCGCCCCGCGTTCCTGAAATCCTGGATCCGGCAGGAGGGAACGCTGGGCCGTGCCGTTCTCGCGGACGACGGCGATGTCAGGGGATACGGCGTCATCCGGCGGTGCCGGAGCGGCTATAAGATCGGGCCGCTCTTTGCGGAGACGCCGGGGATCGCGGAGGAGATCCTCCTTTCGCTCTCTTCGCAGGCAGCGGGCGAACAGGTCTATCTGGATACGCCGGAACCGAACGCCGCCGCCGTGGCGCTCGCCCGCCGGCACGGGATGGTTCCGGTCTTCGAGACGGGGCGGATCTACACGAAGGCGATCCCCGACCTCCCCATTCGCGAGATCTTCGGCGTAACGTCGTTCGAGCTCGGGTGA